One segment of Dolichospermum sp. DET69 DNA contains the following:
- a CDS encoding STAS/SEC14 domain-containing protein, with protein MPSINVEVQLSLEQLFQAVEQLTQPNLEQFLSQLVILHTHKKAASLLKNEAKLFLTPHEDIIIDNNNYEKLIDNREVATLRKEEYQALLYLGEQIDKLQAQRIEYMAELAKIHGISLTKLMEKLGLE; from the coding sequence ATGCCAAGCATAAACGTTGAAGTTCAATTATCTTTGGAACAACTGTTTCAAGCTGTTGAACAATTAACCCAACCAAATTTAGAGCAGTTTCTCTCTCAACTTGTAATTTTGCATACTCACAAAAAAGCAGCCTCTTTGCTCAAGAATGAAGCGAAATTATTTTTAACCCCACATGAAGATATTATTATAGATAATAATAATTATGAAAAATTGATAGATAACAGAGAAGTAGCAACATTAAGAAAAGAAGAATATCAAGCATTATTATATTTGGGAGAACAGATAGATAAACTACAAGCACAACGAATAGAATATATGGCAGAACTGGCAAAAATACATGGTATTTCTTTAACTAAATTGATGGAAAAGCTAGGACTTGAGTAG